The Teredinibacter sp. KSP-S5-2 genomic interval CAGCCCCTTGTTGTTTAGTTTCTTAAAAAAAACGCGACTCTATAATGTTGAGTCAAACTAAACCTTAATGCTTATCAGAAAAACGTCATTAAACGCTTTATTGCATATTTTACCGAAGGTGGTGAGTGATGGCGATTGAGTATATAGAGATGGCTGGGGTGGAAGGATTCGAACCTTCGCATGACGGGATCAAAACCCGCTGCCTTACCGCTTGGCTACACCCCAGTGACGACCTTTATAAGGGGAGGCACTGATGCAATGGTGACCGGTTAACGCCTTTAGCAACAAAACCGTCGATTTGCGTATTGCTGCTCGACAGCCTTGGACGTTTAGCAAATGCTTCCAGCGCTGAAGCTTGTGAAGCAAAAGGAGCAAAAACACAGGCTCCCGTCCCAGTTAGCTGCGCCGGGCCATACTGTTTTAGCCAATCAACCGCATCCTTAACCTGTGGGTACAATGATTCAACCAGCTTTTGGCAGTCATTTTTCCCACCCTTCTCGAGGAAGGCCGACACTTTAATGGCGAGCGTGTCCCTTGTCAAATCTTTATGCGAAAAAATTTCTGCCGTTGATACATGGCAATCTGGGGCTATTACCAAATACCATCTTTCCGGCATTTCCACGGGCATAAGTTGTTCGCCGATGCCTTCTGCCCAGGCGGTATTGCCGGCAACAAACACCGGGATATCTGCTCCCAGATGGCGACCAATCCCGGCGAGCTCGTTCACAGAGAGCCCTGTTTGCCATAGCTGGTTAAGTGCCAGTAGAGCTGTGGCGGCGTTGCTGCTGCCTCCTCCAATGCCTCCGCCCATGGGAAGCCTTTTGGTCAGGACAAAATCTGCGCCCAGTGCACAGCCGGTGGCTTCTTTTAGTGCGACTGCAGCTCTATAGATCAAATTGCTTTCGGTTGGCAGGCCTTTGATTTCAGGCGCAATGGAGATTGTGCCTGAGGTGTTGAGAGTCGTTGTTAGCTGGTCACCATAATCCAGTAGCTGGAATAATGTTTGAAGGTTATGGTAACCATCTGGCCTTTTCCCGGTAATGTGCAGGAATAGGTTTAGCTTTGCCGGACAAGGCAAGGTTAAAGAATCTTGCATGGATTAGTGGGTTTTCCAGTCTTTTATGGCGAGCGTCATTTTTACTGTGCCCCTGTTGGCGACAATTTTCTTGGGTAGCAACATGGAGTCAACGTTGTGGAAGCTGCGATATTCGATCAGCCAATCATTTTGCTTTAGTTGCCCTTCTTGTCT includes:
- the ispE gene encoding 4-(cytidine 5'-diphospho)-2-C-methyl-D-erythritol kinase — translated: MQDSLTLPCPAKLNLFLHITGKRPDGYHNLQTLFQLLDYGDQLTTTLNTSGTISIAPEIKGLPTESNLIYRAAVALKEATGCALGADFVLTKRLPMGGGIGGGSSNAATALLALNQLWQTGLSVNELAGIGRHLGADIPVFVAGNTAWAEGIGEQLMPVEMPERWYLVIAPDCHVSTAEIFSHKDLTRDTLAIKVSAFLEKGGKNDCQKLVESLYPQVKDAVDWLKQYGPAQLTGTGACVFAPFASQASALEAFAKRPRLSSSNTQIDGFVAKGVNRSPLHQCLPL